The Nothobranchius furzeri strain GRZ-AD chromosome 6, NfurGRZ-RIMD1, whole genome shotgun sequence genome includes a region encoding these proteins:
- the LOC139070438 gene encoding lachesicidin-like, translating to MEGGFQIFWLHFLFSLLWGEEEEEEGEEEEEKKKKKKKEKKKEEEKEEKEKKKKMKIFSIPPVKIKITRRFTKTKNVKI from the exons atggaaggag GTTTTCAGATTTTCTGGCTGCACTTTCTGTTTTCATTATTatggggggaggaggaggaggaggaaggggaggaggaggaggagaagaagaagaagaagaagaaggagaagaagaaggaggaggagaaggaggagaaggagaagaagaagaagatgaagatcttttctataccgcctgtcaagataaaaatcacgaggcgcttcacaaaaacaaaaaatgtaaaaatataa